One window from the genome of Maylandia zebra isolate NMK-2024a linkage group LG18, Mzebra_GT3a, whole genome shotgun sequence encodes:
- the ap1m1 gene encoding AP-1 complex subunit mu-1 isoform X1 produces MSASAVYVLDLKGKVLVCRNYRGDVDMSEIEHFMTLLMDKEEEGTLSPILAHGGVRFMWIKHNNLYLVATSKKNASVSLVFSFLYKIVQVFSEYFKELEEESIRDNFVIIYELMDELMDFGYPQTTDSKILQEYITQEGHKLDTGAPRPPATVTNAVSWRSEGIKYRKNEVFLDVIESVNLLVSANGNVLRSEIVGSIKMRVFLSGMPELRLGLNDKVLFENTGRGKSKSVELEDVKFHQCVRLSRFENDRTISFIPPDGEFELMSYRLNTHVKPLIWIESVIEKHSHSRIEYMIKAKSQFKRRSTANNVEIHIPVPTDADSPKFKTTVGSVKWVPENSEIVWSIKSFPGGKEYLMRAHFGLPSVEAEDKEGKPPISVKFEIPYFTTSGIQVRYLKIIEKSGYQALPWVRYITQNGDYQLRTQ; encoded by the exons ATGTCTGCGAGCGCCGTGTACGTCTTGGATTTGAAGGGAAAG gTCTTGGTGTGCCGAAATTATCGGGGAGATGTGGATATGTCAGAGATTGAGCACTTCATGACCCTTCTGATGGACAAAGAGGAAGAGGGCACGCTATCACCAATTCTGGCTCATGGCGGCGTCCGTTTCATGTGGATCAAACACAATAATCTCTACT TGGTTGCAACATCCAAAAAAAATGCCAGCGTCTCCCTGGTTTTCTCTTTCTTGTACAAAATTGTTCAG gTTTTTTCAGAGTATTTCAAAGAATTAGAGGAGGAGAGCATTAGAGACAACTTTGTTATCATATATGAGCTCATGGATGAGCTGATGGACTTTGGCTATCCTCAGACCACTGACAGCAAAATTCTCCAAGA ATACATAACTCAGGAGGGCCACAAGCTAGACACTGGAGCCCCGCGACCCCCCGCCACAGTCACCAACGCTGTCTCCTGGAGGTCAGAGGGTATCAAGTACAGGAAAAATGAGGTCTTCCTGGACGTCATTGAGTCAGTGAACCTCCTG GTTAGTGCCAACGGCAATGTTCTCCGTAGCGAGATTGTTGGTTCCATAAAGATGCGCGTCTTCCTTTCTGGAATGCCCGAGCTACGGCTCGGACTGAACGACAAAGTTCTGTTTGAAAACACTGGAC GAGGGAAGAGTAAATCAGTAGAGCTGGAGGATGTCAAGTTTCACCAGTGTGTCCGTCTGTCTCGCTTTGAGAACGACCGCACCATCTCCTTCATTCCTCCCGACGGAGAGTTTGAGCTCATGTCCTACCGCCTCAACACTCAC GTGAAGCCCCTGATCTGGATTGAGTCTGTTATCGAGAAGCACTCTCACAGTCGGATTGAGTACATGATTAAG GCAAAGAGTCAGTTCAAGAGGCGTTCCACAGCCAACAACGTAGAGATTCACATTCCCGTGCCAACGGACGCTGACTCACCCAAATTCAAGACCACAGTGGGCAGTGTGAAGTGGGTGCCTGAGAACAGTGAGATCGTCTGGTCAATCAAGTCTTTCCCT GGTGGAAAGGAGTATTTGATGCGAGCCCACTTCGGCCTCCCGAGCGTAGAGGCTGAAGATAAGGAGGGGAAACCACCAATCAGTGTCAAGTTTGAGATCCCATACTTCACTACCTCAGGCATCCAG GTGCGTTACCTCAAGATCATTGAGAagagtggatatcaggccctgcCGTGGGTGCGCTACATCACCCAAAACGGAG ATTACCAGCTCCGGACTCAGTAG
- the ap1m1 gene encoding AP-1 complex subunit mu-1 isoform X2 has translation MPASPWFSLSCTKLFRFFSEYFKELEEESIRDNFVIIYELMDELMDFGYPQTTDSKILQEYITQEGHKLDTGAPRPPATVTNAVSWRSEGIKYRKNEVFLDVIESVNLLVSANGNVLRSEIVGSIKMRVFLSGMPELRLGLNDKVLFENTGRGKSKSVELEDVKFHQCVRLSRFENDRTISFIPPDGEFELMSYRLNTHVKPLIWIESVIEKHSHSRIEYMIKAKSQFKRRSTANNVEIHIPVPTDADSPKFKTTVGSVKWVPENSEIVWSIKSFPGGKEYLMRAHFGLPSVEAEDKEGKPPISVKFEIPYFTTSGIQVRYLKIIEKSGYQALPWVRYITQNGDYQLRTQ, from the exons ATGCCAGCGTCTCCCTGGTTTTCTCTTTCTTGTACAAAATTGTTCAGGT TTTTTTCAGAGTATTTCAAAGAATTAGAGGAGGAGAGCATTAGAGACAACTTTGTTATCATATATGAGCTCATGGATGAGCTGATGGACTTTGGCTATCCTCAGACCACTGACAGCAAAATTCTCCAAGA ATACATAACTCAGGAGGGCCACAAGCTAGACACTGGAGCCCCGCGACCCCCCGCCACAGTCACCAACGCTGTCTCCTGGAGGTCAGAGGGTATCAAGTACAGGAAAAATGAGGTCTTCCTGGACGTCATTGAGTCAGTGAACCTCCTG GTTAGTGCCAACGGCAATGTTCTCCGTAGCGAGATTGTTGGTTCCATAAAGATGCGCGTCTTCCTTTCTGGAATGCCCGAGCTACGGCTCGGACTGAACGACAAAGTTCTGTTTGAAAACACTGGAC GAGGGAAGAGTAAATCAGTAGAGCTGGAGGATGTCAAGTTTCACCAGTGTGTCCGTCTGTCTCGCTTTGAGAACGACCGCACCATCTCCTTCATTCCTCCCGACGGAGAGTTTGAGCTCATGTCCTACCGCCTCAACACTCAC GTGAAGCCCCTGATCTGGATTGAGTCTGTTATCGAGAAGCACTCTCACAGTCGGATTGAGTACATGATTAAG GCAAAGAGTCAGTTCAAGAGGCGTTCCACAGCCAACAACGTAGAGATTCACATTCCCGTGCCAACGGACGCTGACTCACCCAAATTCAAGACCACAGTGGGCAGTGTGAAGTGGGTGCCTGAGAACAGTGAGATCGTCTGGTCAATCAAGTCTTTCCCT GGTGGAAAGGAGTATTTGATGCGAGCCCACTTCGGCCTCCCGAGCGTAGAGGCTGAAGATAAGGAGGGGAAACCACCAATCAGTGTCAAGTTTGAGATCCCATACTTCACTACCTCAGGCATCCAG GTGCGTTACCTCAAGATCATTGAGAagagtggatatcaggccctgcCGTGGGTGCGCTACATCACCCAAAACGGAG ATTACCAGCTCCGGACTCAGTAG